One candidate division WOR-3 bacterium genomic region harbors:
- a CDS encoding glycosyltransferase family 2 protein, with product MDFNKKLSIIIVNYNTKDLVLQCLNSVANLSINTDYEVFVVDNNSSDGSAQTIKALMPWVNLIENHENLGFAKANNQAIKLARGEYILLLNPDTKNVERAIEKTLEFIENHSEIDAITCRVELANGELDWACHRGFPTPWASFSYFVGLEKIFPKSKLFGQYHLTYLSLDKPHEIEVPSGCFFMVRRKVVEKVGLLDESYFMYGEDVDWAYRIKKAGGKIYFYPDAKIIHYKGCSSGIKKETQEKTFINKTTKINAVNYFYDAMKIFYNKHYKTKYPFFINWLVYLGIEIKRGVSLIRLRV from the coding sequence ATGGACTTTAACAAAAAATTATCAATAATTATTGTTAATTATAATACTAAGGATTTAGTTCTGCAGTGTCTGAATAGCGTCGCTAATCTTAGCATCAATACGGATTATGAGGTCTTTGTTGTTGATAACAATTCAAGTGATGGTTCAGCACAAACCATTAAAGCACTAATGCCTTGGGTGAATTTAATTGAAAACCATGAAAACTTAGGATTTGCTAAAGCCAATAATCAGGCAATAAAATTAGCCCGAGGTGAATATATTCTGTTATTGAACCCAGATACCAAAAATGTGGAACGAGCAATTGAAAAGACTTTAGAATTTATTGAGAACCATTCTGAAATTGATGCAATAACCTGTCGGGTGGAGTTAGCCAATGGCGAATTAGACTGGGCCTGCCATCGAGGTTTTCCAACTCCTTGGGCATCTTTTTCTTATTTTGTCGGATTGGAAAAAATATTCCCCAAAAGTAAATTATTTGGTCAGTACCATTTAACCTACCTATCCTTAGATAAACCTCATGAGATTGAAGTTCCCAGTGGATGTTTTTTTATGGTGCGTCGCAAAGTTGTCGAAAAAGTAGGATTATTAGACGAATCCTATTTTATGTATGGAGAAGATGTTGACTGGGCATATCGAATTAAAAAAGCCGGCGGTAAAATATATTTTTATCCTGATGCCAAAATTATTCATTACAAAGGATGCTCTTCAGGAATAAAAAAGGAAACTCAAGAAAAGACATTCATTAACAAGACAACTAAAATTAATGCGGTCAATTATTTCTATGATGCGATGAAAATATTTTATAACAAACACTATAAAACTAAATATCCCTTTTTCATTAATTGGTTAGTCTATTTAGGAATTGAAATTAAACGCGGTGTCAGTCTGATTCGTTTAAGGGTATAA